One genomic window of Elaeis guineensis isolate ETL-2024a chromosome 2, EG11, whole genome shotgun sequence includes the following:
- the LOC105056026 gene encoding ylmG homolog protein 1-2, chloroplastic, with translation MAIVVSSIAVSLRNPNPNPTAFLPPKPLTSAPSLLRLPRRLPPPNSLHLRLSPHSKSLVVSSSLAPPAPPSPTLLSDSTRTLSSLLALALSVSKLVLSLPARIAAAAARAAPSTSELAEIRDLRGSLACAVGPLFFAALKDRPSGYLNTPLTVVASGMAKWLDIYSGVLMVRVLLSWFPNIPWDRQPLSAIRDLCDPYLNLFRNIIPPVFDTLDVSPLLAFAVLGTLGSILNNSRGMY, from the coding sequence ATGGCGATCGTCGTCTCCTCCATCGCCGTCTCGctccgaaaccctaaccctaaccccacCGCCTTCCTGCCACCCAAACCCCTCACCTCTGCCCCGTCTCTACTCCGCCTCCCCCGCCGCCTTCCCCCTCCCAACTCCCTCCATCTCCGCCTCTCCCCGCACTCCAAATCCCTCGTCGTCTCATCCTCCCTCGCCCCTCCCGCGCCGCCGTCCCCCACCCTCCTCTCCGACTCCACCCGCACCCTCTCCTCCCTGCTCGCCCTCGCCCTCTCCGTCTCCAAGCTCGTCCTGTCCCTTCCCGCCCGtatcgccgccgccgccgcccggGCAGCCCCATCTACGTCGGAGCTCGCGGAGATCCGGGACCTCCGGGGGAGCCTCGCCTGCGCTGTGGGGCCTCTCTTCTTCGCCGCCCTCAAGGACCGGCCCAGCGGGTACCTCAACACACCGCTAACCGTGGTCGCCTCGGGCATGGCCAAGTGGCTCGACATCTACAGCGGTGTCCTCATGGTTAGGGTCCTTCTCAGCTGGTTCCCAAACATCCCCTGGGACCGCCAGCCGTTGTCGGCCATTAGGGACCTCTGCGACCCTTACCTCAATCTCTTCAGGAACATAATTCCGCCGGTGTTTGATACCCTCGATGTGAGCCCACTTCTTGCTTTCGCCGTCTTGGGAACTCTTGGTTCGATTCTTAACAACAGCCGAGGAATGTATTGA
- the LOC105056040 gene encoding putative F-box protein At5g55150 translates to MDWSELPHDLLGSILERLPVADHHRCGLVCSSWRSATKSNLFAPAAQSPWLMLPFNPRATSPSAKSSAQFYSLSERKVYRIPLPDPPVSDRLCIGSSHGWLIAADETSELHLLNPITRAQLPLPSITTFPFVEALRDRKGHITSYNLYLGGDDDDFAPESFAPDQLRYFFYEKAVVSSDHTVMLIHNPLFKLAFAQPGDEEWTMVDTPSSYWVDAIFSSSGQCCTLESTGRVEAWDLHGPLPTSAIVAPSLGYSDCSKYLVELPAGQLLQVRRWRDPLRLGCSWEPRPLYVEHTTTRVEVFELRLGRNGWAWVREQKEGLTGFALFLGKNGSLCVSTRECPELKGNCVYLRTTALGRLRGVTMWFRMLECLI, encoded by the coding sequence ATGGATTGGTCGGAGCTCCCCCACGATCTCTTGGGCTCCATCCTGGAGCGTCTCCCCGTCGCCGACCACCACCGTTGCGGCCTCGTCTGCTCGTCATGGCGGTCCGCCACCAAATCCAACCTCTTCGCCCCCGCTGCACAGTCCCCATGGCTGATGCTTCCTTTCAACCCCAGAGCCACCTCCCCTTCCGCCAAATCCTCCGCCCAATTCTACAGCCTCTCCGAGCGAAAAGTCTACAGAATTCCCCTGCCCGACCCCCCGGTCTCCGATCGCCTCTGCATCGGATCCTCCCATGGCTGGCTGATCGCCGCCGACGAGACCTCCGAGCTCCACCTCCTGAATCCGATCACCAGAGCTCAGCTTCCCCTCCCTTCCATCACCACCTTCCCCTTCGTCGAAGCCCTTCGCGACCGCAAAGGCCACATCACAAGCTACAATCTCTACTTAGGCGGCGACGACGACGACTTCGCGCCGGAATCCTTCGCACCGGACCAGCTCCGGTATTTCTTCTACGAGAAAGCTGTCGTCTCCTCAGACCACACCGTCATGCTGATCCATAACCCATTGTTCAAGCTGGCCTTCGCCCAGCCCGGAGACGAGGAGTGGACGATGGTGGACACCCCTTCATCGTATTGGGTGGACGCCATATTTTCTTCTAGCGGGCAGTGCTGCACGCTCGAATCCACGGGAAGGGTGGAGGCTTGGGACCTCCATGGCCCTCTGCCGACGTCGGCCATCGTCGCGCCGAGCTTGGGCTATTCCGATTGCTCCAAGTACCTGGTGGAGCTGCCGGCCGGGCAGCTGTTGCAGGTGAGGAGGTGGCGGGATCCCCTTCGCTTGGGCTGCAGCTGGGAGCCTCGTCCTCTCTACGTTGAGCACACGACTACCAGAGTCGAGGTGTTCGAGCTAAGGCTTGGGCGGAATGGATGGGCCTGGGTCAGGGAACAGAAGGAGGGATTGACCGGATTCGCTTTGTTCCTGGGAAAGAATGGTTCGTTGTGCGTGTCGACGAGGGAATGTCCGGAGCTGAAAGGGAATTGCGTCTACTTACGGACGACGGCACTTGGTCGTTTGAGAGGTGTCACAATGTGGTTCCGGATGTTGGAATGTTTGATTTGA